A single window of Caldicellulosiruptor bescii DSM 6725 DNA harbors:
- a CDS encoding sugar phosphate isomerase/epimerase family protein yields MKISFSTVGCPNFTWDEILAAAKDFGYDGIELRGLGDELEIYRAEPFALENLQLTKKRLKELNLEISCLATSCYIFDKSYQENTLKSAKAHIKLAKELSCKYIRVLGDRWITPGEDVDREFVKDMLCTLCDMAKEYDVDILIETNGVWAESKRLADLLEKVPYQNVGVVWDIHHPYRFFNEDVEKTVNNLKDFIKHVHVKDSKVENGKLVFKMIGEGDVPIEKAINLLLRHGYSGYLSFEWVKRWFSDLEEPGIVFLEFIDKIRK; encoded by the coding sequence ATGAAGATTAGCTTTTCAACAGTAGGATGTCCTAACTTTACCTGGGATGAGATCTTAGCTGCTGCCAAAGATTTTGGATATGACGGTATTGAACTGAGAGGACTTGGAGATGAACTTGAAATATATAGGGCAGAACCTTTTGCTCTTGAAAACTTGCAACTGACAAAAAAGAGGTTAAAAGAACTGAATTTGGAGATTTCATGTTTGGCAACATCATGTTATATATTCGATAAATCTTACCAGGAAAATACCTTAAAGTCTGCAAAAGCGCACATAAAACTTGCAAAGGAGCTTTCTTGCAAATACATAAGAGTTCTGGGAGATAGATGGATAACACCTGGGGAGGATGTCGATAGAGAATTTGTAAAAGACATGCTTTGTACATTGTGCGACATGGCAAAGGAGTATGATGTTGACATTTTAATTGAGACAAATGGCGTTTGGGCAGAGTCAAAAAGGCTTGCTGATTTGCTTGAAAAGGTGCCATATCAAAATGTTGGTGTTGTGTGGGACATTCACCATCCTTATAGGTTTTTTAATGAGGATGTTGAGAAAACCGTTAACAACTTGAAAGATTTTATAAAGCATGTTCACGTGAAAGACTCAAAAGTTGAAAATGGCAAGCTTGTGTTTAAGATGATAGGCGAGGGTGATGTGCCTATTGAAAAGGCGATAAATCTTCTTTTGCGACATGGCTATAGCGGTTATCTTTCTTTTGAGTGGGTGAAAAGATGGTTTTCTGACCTTGAAGAGCCAGGAATTGTATTTTTGGAGTTTATAGATAAGATAAGAAAATAG
- a CDS encoding nucleoside triphosphate pyrophosphohydrolase family protein, translated as MLKDIFIDDFQYVVDELLIRNKSILDSLTKFSESAARVNRSIIKSVTNCGCIRINAKKQEIPIDVSLKEAKKYLKTHVEGQLCENCRDLIEKEIGSTLFYLASICNTLDLNLYDIIIKEIERMKTLGEFNLR; from the coding sequence ATGTTGAAGGATATCTTCATAGACGATTTCCAATATGTGGTTGATGAACTTTTGATACGAAACAAAAGTATACTTGACAGCCTCACAAAGTTTTCCGAATCAGCAGCACGTGTCAATAGAAGCATAATAAAATCGGTCACAAACTGTGGATGCATAAGAATAAATGCTAAAAAACAGGAAATTCCTATAGATGTGAGCTTGAAAGAAGCAAAAAAGTACCTCAAAACACATGTTGAAGGACAGCTTTGTGAAAACTGTAGAGATTTGATTGAAAAAGAAATTGGAAGCACATTGTTTTATTTAGCCTCAATCTGCAACACTTTAGATTTGAACCTGTATGATATCATAATCAAAGAAATTGAGAGAATGAAAACACTGGGAGAATTTAATTTAAGGTAA
- a CDS encoding DUF4364 family protein, which translates to MSDEFNEIHTLAQNKLILLLFLSKINIPIPVQQLDEFVISTKYMNFFEYQQYLKELEAQKLIHKYDDEIRTYIEISQTGRDVLNILLDLLPKATAEEVEEYIKKNYRKIKLNTEIYSDYKILSSTEYIVICSLREGNSILFEIKVNVPHVEIAKRICKNWSKNAETVYRLLFENLARNHEEHEKNQE; encoded by the coding sequence ATGTCTGATGAATTTAACGAAATACATACCCTTGCCCAAAATAAGCTCATACTTTTACTTTTTTTGAGCAAGATAAACATCCCCATTCCTGTCCAGCAGCTTGACGAGTTTGTCATTTCAACAAAATACATGAACTTTTTTGAATACCAACAGTATCTTAAAGAACTTGAGGCTCAAAAGCTAATTCATAAATACGATGACGAGATTAGAACTTACATCGAGATATCACAAACTGGCAGAGATGTTTTAAACATTCTTTTAGATTTGCTTCCAAAAGCTACAGCCGAAGAAGTAGAAGAATACATAAAGAAGAATTATAGAAAGATCAAACTTAATACAGAAATCTATTCTGATTACAAAATACTTAGCTCTACCGAATACATAGTTATATGCTCTCTGCGTGAAGGAAATAGTATTTTGTTCGAAATAAAAGTAAATGTACCACATGTTGAAATTGCAAAGAGGATCTGTAAAAATTGGAGTAAAAATGCTGAGACGGTATACAGACTGCTTTTTGAAAACTTAGCTCGAAATCATGAAGAGCATGAAAAAAATCAAGAATAA
- a CDS encoding IS481-like element ISCbe2 family transposase: MNIISYHEMRKISPEKARELIRKVFENNNKNVSRTAKILGVSRHTVRRAIYGPLEDKSRKPKTCPRKLSTELENLIIEESKRTGFRYRRLSLYLLRKYGIKISENTIKSILKRNAIPKKSRKTKKGERSLYDYEALIPFSEFQLDTKHLLDKDSLPEEVYEHMKKHNLPCYEWNMIDIATRARFTAYSYELSSAFGFMFISLVALWLRTHNVRNPIKIRLDNGEEFCGGSERKLKEWNEMFSILGVELNPIPPRAKHLMGVIENSHRADDEYFLMIHAERCKNKDDFIQRAQRWQDTWNFFRPHNGKGMNGRTPFEKFIDSKTLVSSHVFQFPTLLLEDLLKKVGTFYSLFCNKLGGKYVFTTCPF, from the coding sequence ATGAATATTATATCATATCATGAAATGAGAAAAATATCTCCCGAAAAAGCAAGGGAATTAATCCGAAAAGTGTTTGAAAATAATAACAAAAACGTATCAAGAACTGCTAAAATATTAGGTGTATCAAGACATACTGTCAGAAGAGCAATATATGGTCCCCTTGAGGATAAATCAAGAAAACCTAAAACTTGCCCCAGAAAACTTTCTACTGAACTTGAAAATCTCATTATCGAGGAATCTAAAAGAACTGGCTTCAGATACAGACGTTTGTCTCTTTACCTGCTCAGAAAATATGGTATTAAAATAAGCGAAAATACAATAAAGTCTATTCTCAAAAGAAATGCTATACCAAAAAAATCAAGAAAGACAAAAAAGGGTGAAAGAAGTTTGTACGATTATGAAGCCCTCATTCCATTTTCTGAATTTCAACTTGATACAAAACATCTTTTAGATAAAGACAGTCTTCCTGAAGAGGTATATGAACATATGAAAAAACACAATTTACCTTGCTATGAGTGGAACATGATAGACATTGCAACAAGAGCAAGATTTACAGCCTACTCCTATGAACTTTCATCTGCTTTTGGCTTTATGTTTATATCCTTGGTGGCTTTATGGCTAAGAACGCATAATGTAAGAAACCCAATAAAAATCCGATTGGACAATGGAGAAGAATTTTGCGGAGGAAGTGAAAGAAAGCTAAAGGAGTGGAATGAGATGTTTTCTATTTTGGGTGTAGAACTAAATCCTATTCCACCAAGAGCAAAACATCTTATGGGGGTAATTGAAAATTCACATAGAGCAGATGACGAATATTTTTTAATGATTCATGCCGAAAGATGTAAAAACAAAGATGACTTTATTCAACGAGCTCAAAGGTGGCAGGATACGTGGAACTTTTTTAGACCTCATAATGGTAAAGGTATGAATGGGAGGACACCATTTGAAAAATTCATAGATTCTAAAACTCTGGTCTCCTCCCATGTGTTTCAGTTCCCTACTTTACTTCTTGAAGACTTATTAAAGAAAGTAGGAACTTTTTATTCTCTATTCTGTAATAAATTAGGTGGTAAATATGTCTTCACCACGTGCCCTTTTTAA
- a CDS encoding GNAT family N-acetyltransferase: MIRCAKLSDLPQIAQIFREAFSDSIEFYFENKIKNSAIEDIFKVVLIAEPHGFLVYEDEENKKIAGYICVVRDIKRVWIAAILTLSFLKWTIKWLLGLYGFGIRPIWKILSNKLDFFRFQTRYASEISAQILSIGTLKSYRGKSIGKKLVEAGLEFLKSKGVKEVKLEVRPDNLPAIKLYKKFGFYQIGMSQDPQGKWIVMKKSF, from the coding sequence ATGATAAGATGTGCAAAGCTTTCTGACCTTCCTCAAATCGCACAAATTTTCAGAGAAGCTTTTTCTGACAGCATTGAATTCTATTTTGAGAACAAAATCAAAAACTCTGCTATAGAAGACATATTCAAAGTGGTGCTCATTGCAGAGCCTCATGGTTTTTTGGTCTATGAAGATGAAGAAAATAAAAAGATTGCAGGGTATATATGTGTTGTCAGAGACATCAAAAGGGTGTGGATAGCTGCAATCTTAACCCTTTCGTTTTTAAAGTGGACCATCAAATGGCTTTTAGGACTGTATGGTTTTGGCATAAGACCTATATGGAAAATTCTTTCTAACAAGCTTGACTTTTTCAGATTTCAAACAAGATATGCAAGTGAAATCTCTGCACAAATTCTTTCTATTGGAACATTAAAAAGCTATAGAGGAAAAAGTATAGGGAAAAAACTTGTTGAAGCAGGACTTGAATTTTTAAAATCAAAAGGAGTAAAAGAAGTAAAATTAGAAGTCAGACCAGATAATCTACCTGCGATAAAACTTTATAAAAAATTTGGATTCTATCAAATTGGAATGTCACAAGACCCTCAAGGTAAATGGATTGTCATGAAAAAAAGTTTTTAA
- a CDS encoding spore coat protein, translating into MKTLSDRDIAFSLLNSLKLQATALTNLVLESTNNALRREAMSVLTRVFDHQKQIFDFLSQKGWYPVEMAKQEDITKAQRDVQTIQNNIQMVSM; encoded by the coding sequence ATGAAGACACTTTCAGACAGAGATATTGCTTTTTCGCTTTTGAACTCTTTAAAGCTTCAGGCAACAGCTTTAACAAACTTAGTTTTGGAGAGCACAAACAATGCCCTCAGAAGAGAAGCTATGTCAGTTTTGACCAGAGTATTTGACCATCAAAAACAGATTTTTGACTTTCTCTCGCAAAAGGGCTGGTACCCTGTTGAGATGGCAAAGCAAGAGGATATTACAAAGGCTCAAAGGGATGTTCAAACAATTCAGAACAATATCCAAATGGTCTCGATGTAA
- a CDS encoding L,D-transpeptidase family protein, translating into MKRRNPLKVIVSIFVILMPLITISGISNHNKNPYLIYVSIDDSRLYVFKNGILYKSYPVSPGKPSTPTPIGTFKIVSKDYWGEGFGGRWMGLNVPYGKYGIHGTIYESYIGAHVSKGCIRMLNKDVKELFLYIPIGTTVVISEGIYGEFRNGFRTIYPGDTGVDVMAVQRRLKELGIYYGDIDGKYGPTLEYAINLFQKKNKLPVTNKITPYLLRKMGFYLFE; encoded by the coding sequence ATGAAAAGAAGAAATCCACTCAAGGTTATAGTCTCAATTTTTGTTATTCTGATGCCTTTAATAACCATTTCAGGTATATCAAACCACAATAAAAATCCTTATCTTATATATGTTTCAATTGATGACAGCAGACTGTATGTCTTTAAAAATGGAATTTTATACAAATCATATCCAGTTTCACCTGGAAAACCTTCAACTCCCACTCCAATTGGTACATTTAAAATAGTATCAAAAGACTATTGGGGAGAGGGATTTGGAGGAAGGTGGATGGGGCTAAATGTTCCCTATGGCAAATATGGAATTCATGGAACAATATATGAAAGTTACATAGGAGCTCATGTAAGCAAAGGCTGTATCAGAATGCTGAATAAGGATGTAAAGGAACTCTTTTTATATATTCCTATTGGAACAACAGTAGTAATTTCAGAAGGTATATATGGAGAGTTTAGAAACGGTTTTAGAACAATTTACCCTGGTGATACTGGCGTGGATGTTATGGCAGTTCAAAGAAGGCTTAAAGAACTTGGTATTTACTATGGCGATATTGATGGCAAATACGGACCTACACTGGAGTATGCAATTAATTTATTTCAGAAGAAAAACAAGCTTCCTGTGACTAACAAAATTACACCTTATTTGCTAAGAAAAATGGGTTTTTATTTATTTGAATAA
- the panD gene encoding aspartate 1-decarboxylase, translating to MFIEVLKSKIHRATVTEANLNYVGSITIDEELMKAAGIYENEKVQVVNINNGERFETYVIKGEKGSGTICLNGAAARLVQVGDKIIIMAYCLLTMEEYYNHKPRIVFVDDENKIVRLSDKEEHSECIC from the coding sequence ATGTTCATTGAAGTTTTAAAGTCTAAGATTCACAGAGCAACCGTTACAGAGGCAAATCTAAACTATGTGGGTAGTATCACAATTGATGAGGAATTGATGAAAGCAGCTGGAATATATGAAAATGAAAAAGTGCAGGTTGTGAATATAAACAACGGTGAAAGATTTGAAACTTATGTGATAAAAGGGGAAAAAGGTAGCGGAACCATTTGCCTAAATGGAGCAGCAGCACGTCTTGTGCAGGTGGGCGATAAGATAATTATAATGGCATACTGTCTTCTTACCATGGAAGAGTATTATAATCACAAACCAAGGATTGTGTTTGTAGATGATGAAAACAAAATTGTAAGACTTTCGGATAAAGAAGAGCACTCTGAATGTATTTGTTAA
- the panC gene encoding pantoate--beta-alanine ligase, with protein sequence MVVVQKIQEMKEIAKKLKKEGKSIGFVPTMGYLHEGHLSLVRLSKQQNDITIMSIFVNPIQFGPNEDYDRYPRDFERDKSLAEKEGVDYIFYPSVEEMYPEDFKTVVSVKKITEIMCGKSRPGHFDGVATVVLKLFNIVNPDRAYFGQKDAQQLAVIKQMVKDLNLDVEIVPCPIVREQDGLAMSSRNVYLSEEERKSATVLYRALNLAKEMIEKGQKDVSSIKRAMEEMILKEKYTKIDYIEFVNNDTFEIISKVEGKVLIALAVFVGKARLIDNIVVEAK encoded by the coding sequence ATGGTTGTTGTGCAAAAAATTCAGGAGATGAAAGAGATTGCAAAAAAACTCAAAAAAGAAGGCAAATCAATAGGTTTTGTTCCAACAATGGGGTATCTGCACGAAGGACATTTGAGCTTAGTAAGGCTTTCTAAACAGCAAAACGATATTACCATTATGAGCATATTTGTAAATCCTATTCAATTTGGACCCAATGAGGATTATGACAGATACCCGCGCGACTTTGAAAGAGATAAAAGCCTTGCCGAAAAAGAGGGTGTTGACTATATATTTTATCCGTCGGTAGAAGAGATGTATCCAGAAGATTTTAAGACAGTTGTGTCAGTGAAAAAAATAACAGAAATAATGTGCGGAAAATCAAGGCCGGGTCATTTTGACGGTGTTGCAACAGTCGTATTAAAGCTGTTTAACATTGTAAATCCAGACAGAGCATACTTTGGTCAAAAGGATGCTCAGCAGCTTGCAGTCATAAAGCAGATGGTAAAAGACTTAAATCTTGACGTTGAGATAGTTCCATGTCCGATTGTGCGTGAACAAGATGGTCTTGCAATGAGCTCAAGAAATGTATATCTTTCTGAAGAGGAGAGAAAATCTGCAACCGTTTTGTACAGAGCTTTGAATTTGGCAAAAGAGATGATTGAAAAAGGCCAAAAGGATGTATCAAGCATAAAAAGGGCTATGGAAGAGATGATTTTAAAGGAGAAATACACAAAGATTGATTACATTGAGTTTGTAAACAATGATACGTTTGAGATAATCTCAAAAGTTGAGGGAAAGGTTTTGATAGCTCTTGCAGTCTTTGTTGGAAAGGCAAGACTTATAGACAACATTGTGGTGGAGGCGAAATAG
- the panB gene encoding 3-methyl-2-oxobutanoate hydroxymethyltransferase codes for MNKVTTKTLFEKKQKGEKITMITAYDYTFAKIFDSCSVDILLVGDSLGMVILGYDSTIPVTMDDMEHHVRAVSRGAKYSMVVADMPFLSYHTTIEEAVKNAGRLIRAGAYAVKMEGCDDVYDKIEAVIKAQIPVMGHLGLTPQSVNIFGGYDLRAKEEAEAKKLVEDAKKLEKAGVFAIVLEKVPSHVAKEVQRSLNVPVIGIGAGPYCDGQVLVCYDMLGMYEDFKPKFVKRYAEVGNMIKDAVTRYIEEVKKGEFPGKEHSY; via the coding sequence ATGAATAAGGTGACAACCAAGACGCTTTTTGAAAAAAAGCAAAAGGGCGAAAAGATCACCATGATTACTGCTTATGACTATACATTTGCCAAAATATTTGATAGCTGCTCTGTAGATATCCTACTTGTTGGTGACTCTCTCGGTATGGTGATCCTTGGCTATGACTCTACAATTCCTGTTACTATGGATGATATGGAGCATCATGTAAGAGCGGTTAGCAGAGGTGCAAAATATTCTATGGTTGTTGCTGACATGCCGTTTTTGTCATACCACACGACAATTGAAGAAGCTGTGAAAAATGCAGGAAGGTTAATTCGTGCAGGGGCATATGCAGTCAAGATGGAAGGCTGCGACGATGTATATGATAAGATAGAAGCTGTCATAAAGGCCCAGATACCTGTTATGGGACATTTGGGGCTGACACCTCAGTCTGTGAACATCTTTGGAGGCTATGACCTTCGAGCAAAGGAAGAAGCTGAAGCCAAAAAACTTGTGGAAGATGCTAAAAAGCTTGAGAAAGCTGGGGTATTTGCAATTGTGCTTGAAAAGGTACCATCTCATGTTGCAAAAGAGGTTCAAAGAAGCTTAAACGTCCCTGTAATTGGGATAGGGGCAGGACCATACTGTGATGGTCAGGTGCTTGTGTGCTATGACATGCTTGGCATGTATGAAGATTTCAAGCCAAAGTTTGTAAAAAGATATGCTGAAGTGGGGAATATGATCAAAGATGCTGTGACAAGGTACATTGAAGAGGTTAAAAAAGGAGAATTTCCAGGAAAGGAGCACAGTTACTGA